One genomic region from Thermogemmata fonticola encodes:
- a CDS encoding fatty acid CoA ligase family protein: MPRMISPATTAEAALNVAMHLVRQAAETPQRPALYVPQRAVRGDRPTPHRVITYAELNADSDALAHGLEAAGVERGTRVAVFIPPSPQFYAVVFALFKLAAVPVFIDPGMGWQGLKRCLERAEPAAFVGVLRAHLARWLFGWARSSLRLSIHAGRRRFFCDYSLEELRRLGSTRGTYPIPAVSAEEMAAILFTSGSTGPAKGAVYTHGIFAAQVQMLRQAFGIAPGEVDYGTFPLFALFGPALGMSCVIPDMDASRPARLRPDKAIAQMRQFTVTNMFGSPAVIRVLGEWYHQRWGSSLAGSQASASSPSAPEAEGPLLPALRRVISAGAPASPLQLQRFTALLPAAVPIYTPYGATEALPVANIDSGEILHETQALTAQGRGVCIGRPLPGIRLHIIPITDEAIPQWREELELPTGVIGELVVRGPIVTPRYYKQPEATQLAKIYDPTTGEILHRMGDVGYRDEQGRIWFCGRKSQRVVTPWGTLFTDMVEPVFHGLPGVGRTALVGVERGGVTYPVLCVEWDRTEPWAVVESSLRQKAQSLESTRTIAAFLAHSRPFPVDRRHNAKIARESLARWADRRLGPHWQPRQDTT; this comes from the coding sequence ATGCCGAGGATGATTTCTCCCGCCACGACGGCAGAGGCGGCGCTCAATGTTGCAATGCATCTGGTGCGTCAAGCGGCGGAGACGCCGCAGCGGCCGGCCCTGTATGTGCCGCAGCGTGCGGTGCGCGGGGACCGCCCTACACCCCACCGGGTCATCACTTATGCCGAGTTGAATGCCGACAGCGACGCCCTGGCCCACGGTCTGGAAGCCGCTGGTGTCGAGCGGGGAACGCGCGTGGCTGTGTTCATTCCGCCGTCGCCGCAGTTTTACGCTGTGGTTTTCGCTTTGTTCAAGCTGGCCGCCGTACCGGTGTTCATTGACCCAGGCATGGGATGGCAGGGTTTAAAACGCTGCCTGGAACGAGCGGAACCGGCAGCCTTCGTCGGTGTGCTCCGGGCGCATCTCGCCCGTTGGCTGTTCGGTTGGGCAAGGTCCTCGCTCCGCCTGAGCATTCACGCCGGGCGCCGCCGCTTCTTCTGCGATTACTCTTTGGAGGAACTTCGCCGCTTGGGCAGTACCCGCGGAACCTATCCGATCCCCGCTGTTTCCGCCGAGGAGATGGCTGCTATCCTCTTCACCAGCGGCAGCACCGGACCGGCCAAAGGAGCGGTGTACACCCACGGCATCTTCGCTGCCCAGGTGCAGATGCTTCGCCAGGCGTTCGGTATTGCGCCGGGAGAAGTGGACTATGGCACGTTTCCGCTCTTTGCCCTGTTCGGTCCAGCTTTGGGCATGAGTTGCGTCATCCCGGATATGGACGCCAGTCGGCCCGCCCGCCTGCGGCCGGACAAAGCGATCGCCCAAATGCGGCAATTCACCGTCACAAACATGTTTGGCTCGCCCGCGGTGATCCGCGTCCTGGGGGAATGGTACCATCAGCGCTGGGGTAGTTCCTTGGCCGGGTCGCAGGCATCGGCTTCATCACCGTCGGCACCGGAAGCGGAGGGTCCGCTATTGCCCGCTTTGCGCCGGGTAATCTCGGCGGGAGCACCGGCCAGTCCGCTGCAGTTGCAGCGTTTCACCGCCCTGTTGCCGGCTGCGGTTCCCATTTACACACCCTACGGGGCGACCGAAGCCTTGCCCGTGGCCAACATCGACAGTGGAGAAATCCTCCACGAGACGCAAGCGCTGACGGCGCAGGGGCGCGGCGTCTGCATCGGCCGGCCGTTGCCGGGCATCCGCCTGCATATCATTCCCATCACCGACGAAGCCATCCCGCAGTGGCGTGAGGAACTGGAACTGCCCACAGGCGTCATCGGCGAGCTGGTGGTGCGGGGGCCAATCGTCACTCCTCGCTATTACAAGCAACCCGAAGCGACACAATTGGCCAAAATCTATGATCCGACGACCGGCGAAATCTTGCATCGGATGGGAGACGTGGGCTACCGCGACGAACAGGGGCGCATCTGGTTTTGCGGGCGGAAATCCCAGCGAGTGGTGACGCCTTGGGGAACCCTGTTCACGGATATGGTAGAACCAGTTTTTCATGGTCTGCCTGGAGTAGGGCGGACTGCCCTGGTCGGTGTGGAGCGCGGCGGGGTCACTTATCCGGTGCTGTGCGTGGAGTGGGACCGGACAGAGCCGTGGGCGGTTGTGGAGTCTTCCCTGCGGCAGAAGGCCCAGAGCCTGGAATCGACGCGCACCATCGCTGCCTTCCTGGCCCATTCCCGGCCCTTTCCCGTGGATCGCCGCCATAATGCGAAAATTGCTCGCGAATCCCTGGCACGCTGGGCCGATCGACGCCTCGGTCCCCACTGGCAACCTCGACAGGATACAACCTGA
- a CDS encoding alpha/beta fold hydrolase, with product MSIQEGLRVPSPKMPTVAGSLHPEYPWTSRWFEVAGGWRLHYVDEGSGPPVVFLHGNPTWSFYFRRAIAHLQPFFRCIAMDHIGCGLSDHPSPQEYDYSLRRRIDDVEALVEHVAPGQPIALVVHDWGGMIGLGWAARHPERLAALVAMNTAAFPKPAAKRLPWGLWLARHTALGAFLVRRTRLFCRLAARWCVVRRPLPPEVRRLYLLPYRSAAQRWAILRFVQTIPLRSTDAGYDIVEQTAACFSRWQRVPALLLWGLADFVFDRHFLEAWQRYLPQAQVQAWADAGHYLLEDAPEEVLPALRDFLVRHYHSLSPPEAVR from the coding sequence ATGTCTATTCAGGAAGGGTTGCGTGTACCATCCCCGAAGATGCCGACGGTTGCGGGGTCCTTACACCCGGAATATCCCTGGACCTCGCGCTGGTTCGAAGTAGCCGGCGGCTGGCGGCTCCATTACGTGGATGAGGGGAGCGGGCCGCCAGTCGTGTTCCTGCATGGCAACCCGACCTGGAGTTTTTACTTTCGCCGGGCCATTGCTCATCTCCAGCCATTCTTTCGTTGCATTGCGATGGATCACATCGGTTGCGGTTTGTCGGATCATCCCTCGCCTCAGGAGTACGACTATTCCCTCCGGCGGCGCATCGACGATGTGGAAGCCCTGGTCGAACACGTGGCTCCGGGACAGCCGATCGCGTTGGTAGTGCACGATTGGGGCGGGATGATCGGACTGGGGTGGGCGGCCCGGCATCCGGAGCGGTTGGCAGCGTTGGTGGCGATGAACACAGCGGCCTTTCCCAAACCGGCGGCGAAACGCCTGCCTTGGGGTCTGTGGCTGGCCCGCCATACAGCTTTGGGGGCCTTTCTCGTCCGTCGGACCCGCCTGTTCTGCCGCCTCGCTGCGCGCTGGTGCGTCGTGCGCCGACCGCTGCCGCCGGAGGTCCGCCGCCTGTATCTGTTGCCTTACCGCTCGGCGGCCCAGCGCTGGGCCATCCTCCGGTTTGTCCAGACCATTCCCCTGCGCAGTACCGACGCCGGCTACGACATCGTCGAGCAAACGGCCGCCTGTTTTTCCCGCTGGCAGCGGGTGCCGGCTCTGCTGCTGTGGGGATTGGCGGACTTTGTCTTCGACCGGCATTTTCTCGAAGCCTGGCAGCGGTATCTGCCCCAGGCCCAGGTGCAGGCCTGGGCGGACGCCGGACATTACCTGCTGGAGGATGCCCCGGAGGAAGTCCTGCCCGCTCTGCGCGATTTCCTGGTGCGACATTACCATTCGCTGTCGCCGCCGGAAGCCGTCCGTTAG
- a CDS encoding FG-GAP-like repeat-containing protein, whose protein sequence is MERPKNGGSYGSAAVLGLEVLEEREVPSITIRIDYSLDSPANGGTGFFTTHPAARQVMEQAAYEMGQRIDARLAAISPSGSNTWTATVYHPGTGSLYSLPNLRVPADTIIVYVGGRSIPGAEAGFGGYGGYSWSGSASWGQLLATRQWSGFSLWGGSIAFDSSRNWYFGLDPSGLRADQLDFYSAAVHELGHVLGIGTARQWWSQVQGNQFVGRQAQSIYGGPVPLSSERAHWADGVRVSGQAAAMSPYLYYGRRVGWSALDQAALYDLGWAAPAPAGLAVRFPVTRPPVLVSSAGNPTVQVYGFDATGNVSFSGLSFTPFGANYRGVIRATSADVNGDGWVDYLFATGPGVAARVRIVDGVTGADLLPVTPVLGGFGGGVFLAAGDIDGDGRAEVAISADAGGSPVVTVARVAQAQLAYLSYIQVLHPLARSGVRVAMGDVNGDGRADLIASAGPGWSPVVRIYDGAALADGQVRLQRSAFFAFDPTWRNGVNVTAGDLDGDGRAELMTSLDAGGLSLVRVWNGVASSEALSLRLQFFANGVTDRSGIRLLARDVDGSGRTSLITAPASGSLAWLRVLRLNATSVLPLPPIFPPSSISALQGIFVG, encoded by the coding sequence ATGGAGCGTCCGAAAAACGGCGGGTCATACGGGTCAGCGGCAGTCTTGGGCTTGGAAGTGCTGGAGGAACGGGAGGTCCCGTCGATTACCATTCGGATTGATTATTCGCTGGATTCACCAGCTAATGGCGGCACGGGCTTTTTCACCACTCATCCCGCAGCGCGGCAGGTGATGGAACAAGCCGCCTATGAGATGGGGCAGCGGATTGACGCACGCTTGGCAGCGATTTCTCCCTCCGGAAGCAACACTTGGACAGCGACGGTCTATCATCCCGGTACCGGCAGTCTCTACTCCCTTCCCAATCTGCGTGTACCGGCGGATACGATCATTGTGTATGTGGGCGGCCGGTCCATTCCCGGAGCGGAGGCGGGGTTCGGAGGTTATGGGGGCTATAGCTGGTCCGGTTCAGCGAGTTGGGGCCAGCTTTTGGCGACGCGGCAGTGGAGCGGTTTTTCCCTGTGGGGGGGAAGCATTGCTTTCGATTCCAGCCGCAACTGGTATTTTGGCCTGGATCCGTCGGGATTGCGGGCGGACCAACTGGATTTCTACTCCGCCGCGGTGCATGAATTGGGCCACGTGCTGGGCATCGGCACAGCGCGGCAATGGTGGTCGCAAGTTCAAGGGAATCAATTTGTGGGACGGCAAGCGCAAAGCATTTATGGCGGTCCGGTGCCGCTGTCTTCGGAGCGCGCCCATTGGGCGGATGGTGTGCGCGTCAGCGGTCAAGCCGCGGCGATGAGTCCGTATCTCTACTATGGGCGCCGGGTCGGCTGGTCGGCGCTGGACCAGGCGGCCTTATATGATCTGGGTTGGGCAGCACCGGCACCGGCAGGACTGGCCGTGCGCTTCCCCGTGACTCGCCCGCCGGTGCTGGTCAGTTCCGCAGGCAATCCGACCGTGCAGGTTTACGGCTTCGATGCCACAGGGAATGTGTCTTTCAGCGGGTTGAGTTTCACACCGTTTGGTGCGAATTATCGCGGAGTGATCCGGGCCACGAGTGCTGATGTCAACGGCGATGGCTGGGTGGATTATCTCTTTGCCACCGGGCCGGGTGTGGCGGCACGAGTGCGGATCGTAGATGGCGTCACAGGGGCCGACCTGCTTCCGGTCACCCCCGTGCTGGGAGGATTCGGCGGCGGCGTCTTTCTCGCGGCGGGAGACATCGACGGAGATGGCCGGGCGGAAGTCGCCATCAGTGCCGATGCCGGCGGCAGTCCTGTCGTGACGGTGGCGCGGGTGGCCCAGGCACAGTTGGCATACCTCAGTTACATCCAGGTGCTTCACCCTCTGGCGCGATCGGGGGTGCGGGTGGCCATGGGGGACGTGAATGGAGACGGACGGGCCGACCTGATTGCTAGTGCGGGGCCGGGGTGGTCGCCGGTGGTGCGGATTTACGACGGAGCTGCACTGGCGGACGGCCAAGTCCGCTTGCAGCGCTCGGCATTTTTCGCCTTCGACCCCACTTGGCGCAACGGCGTCAATGTCACGGCCGGCGATCTGGATGGCGATGGACGGGCCGAATTGATGACCAGTCTGGATGCTGGCGGTTTGTCCCTGGTTCGTGTCTGGAATGGAGTTGCCTCCAGCGAGGCACTGTCATTGCGCTTGCAGTTTTTTGCCAACGGGGTAACGGACCGCAGTGGCATTCGGCTGTTGGCCCGCGATGTGGACGGTTCCGGCCGCACCAGTCTCATCACGGCTCCCGCGAGCGGCTCCCTCGCCTGGCTGCGTGTCCTGCGACTCAACGCTACCAGTGTCCTGCCACTTCCCCCGATCTTCCCCCCCAGCTCGATCTCGGCCCTTCAGGGGATCTTCGTCGGCTGA
- a CDS encoding NAD-dependent epimerase/dehydratase family protein: MKVLVTGGGGFLGGAIVRLLHQRGDTVRSLTRTHYPWLDELGVEQTLADLADAAAVARAVEGCELVIHTAAKAGIWGRYADFYATNVLGTKNILAACRQHGVPRLVYTSTPSVVYGGKDIIRGDESLPYPSRYSAYYPQTKAEAERLVLAANSPELATVALRPHLIFGPGDSHLIPRLLERARQGRLRRIGRRAVQVDVTYIDNAAYAHLDAADRLQPHAPCAGKAYFITNGQPVDLWDFINRILELAQLPPVTKTIPAWWARTLGTLCETAYWLLRLPGEPPMTRFVAEQLSTCHYFDISAAHRDLGYYPRLTLEEGLQRLAQHLRPAS, from the coding sequence ATGAAAGTGCTGGTCACGGGTGGCGGCGGCTTTCTCGGGGGAGCGATCGTCCGCTTGCTCCACCAGCGGGGCGATACCGTCCGCTCCTTGACGCGCACCCATTACCCCTGGCTGGACGAGCTAGGCGTCGAGCAAACCCTGGCTGATCTGGCCGATGCGGCGGCTGTGGCCCGCGCGGTCGAAGGGTGCGAACTGGTCATCCACACGGCAGCTAAGGCTGGCATCTGGGGGCGCTATGCCGACTTCTATGCCACCAACGTCCTCGGCACGAAGAATATTCTGGCAGCCTGCCGCCAGCACGGTGTGCCCCGCTTGGTATACACCTCCACACCGAGCGTCGTTTACGGCGGCAAGGACATCATCCGCGGCGATGAATCCCTGCCCTACCCGTCCCGCTACAGCGCCTACTACCCGCAAACCAAAGCCGAAGCCGAGCGGCTGGTCCTGGCAGCCAATAGCCCAGAACTGGCTACCGTGGCCCTGCGCCCCCATTTGATCTTTGGACCCGGCGACTCCCACCTGATTCCCCGCCTGCTGGAACGAGCACGGCAGGGACGCCTCCGCCGCATCGGCCGTCGGGCTGTCCAGGTGGATGTCACCTACATCGACAATGCAGCCTATGCCCATCTCGATGCCGCCGATCGGCTCCAGCCGCATGCCCCCTGCGCGGGCAAAGCCTACTTCATCACCAATGGCCAGCCGGTGGACCTGTGGGACTTCATCAACCGCATCCTCGAACTGGCTCAACTCCCCCCTGTGACCAAGACCATTCCCGCCTGGTGGGCACGCACCCTGGGTACCCTGTGCGAAACCGCCTACTGGCTCCTCCGCCTCCCCGGCGAACCCCCCATGACCCGCTTCGTCGCCGAGCAACTCTCCACCTGCCACTACTTCGACATTTCCGCCGCCCACCGCGACCTCGGCTACTATCCCCGCTTGACTCTAGAAGAAGGTTTGCAACGTCTGGCCCAGCATCTCCGCCCGGCCTCATGA